In one window of Nocardia brasiliensis DNA:
- a CDS encoding Rieske 2Fe-2S domain-containing protein, translating into MQITSVGHAGFHIRTAAGSILCDPWVNPAYFGSWFPFPDNTQLDWDELGNCDFLYVSHLHRDHFDAKNLAEHVNKDATVLLPDYPVPDLKRELEKLGFTKFFETEDSVKHTVTGPGGDLDIMIIALRAPADGPIGDSGLVVSDGETTCFNMNDARPVDMDVLHDAFGHIDIHLLQYSGAIWYPMVYDIPNRTKANFGKQKRQRGMDRCRSYIEQVGATWVVPSAGPPVFLDDELRYLNDDRGDEGNIFPDQMVFLEQMRIHGNEGGILMIPGSVADVRGRELELTHPFEPGLIYDNKAEYIERMAQRLAPVLAAEKASWATNDGPLLEPLRALFEPIMAQSDLICDGIGYPVGLVLGDETVVLDFPKRVVRGPIEGEGKYRYGFRIAPDLVRTVLRDQEPDWVNTIFLSTRFQAWRIGGYNEFLYTFFKCLTDERIAYADGWFAEAHDDSASTELAGWEVQRRCPHLKADLSKFGVVEGNTLTCNLHGWQWDLESGRCKTSKGHELRSRKL; encoded by the coding sequence GTGCAGATCACCAGCGTCGGACACGCCGGATTCCACATCCGCACCGCGGCCGGGTCGATCCTTTGCGATCCGTGGGTCAATCCGGCCTACTTCGGCTCGTGGTTCCCCTTTCCCGACAACACCCAGCTGGACTGGGACGAGCTGGGCAACTGCGACTTCCTCTACGTCTCGCACCTGCACCGCGACCACTTCGACGCGAAGAACCTGGCCGAGCACGTCAACAAGGACGCGACCGTGCTGCTGCCGGACTACCCGGTGCCGGATCTGAAGCGGGAGCTGGAGAAGCTGGGCTTCACCAAGTTCTTCGAGACCGAGGACTCGGTCAAGCACACCGTCACCGGTCCTGGCGGCGACCTCGACATCATGATCATCGCGCTGCGCGCCCCCGCCGACGGCCCGATCGGCGACTCCGGGCTGGTCGTCTCCGACGGCGAGACCACCTGCTTCAACATGAACGACGCCCGCCCGGTGGACATGGACGTGCTGCACGACGCGTTCGGCCACATCGACATCCATCTGCTGCAGTACTCGGGCGCGATCTGGTACCCGATGGTCTACGACATCCCGAACCGCACCAAGGCGAACTTCGGCAAGCAGAAGCGCCAGCGCGGCATGGACCGCTGCCGCAGTTACATCGAGCAGGTCGGCGCGACCTGGGTGGTGCCGTCGGCCGGCCCGCCGGTGTTCCTAGACGACGAGCTGCGCTACCTGAACGACGATCGCGGCGACGAAGGCAACATCTTCCCGGACCAGATGGTGTTCCTGGAGCAGATGCGCATCCACGGCAACGAGGGCGGGATCCTGATGATCCCAGGCTCGGTCGCCGACGTGCGCGGCCGCGAGCTCGAGCTCACCCATCCGTTCGAGCCGGGCCTGATCTACGACAACAAGGCCGAGTACATCGAGCGGATGGCGCAGCGCCTCGCGCCGGTGCTGGCCGCCGAAAAAGCCTCCTGGGCAACGAATGACGGACCGCTGCTGGAGCCGCTGCGCGCGCTGTTCGAGCCGATCATGGCGCAGAGCGATCTGATCTGCGACGGCATCGGCTACCCCGTCGGGCTGGTACTCGGCGACGAGACAGTGGTGCTGGACTTCCCGAAACGGGTGGTGCGCGGGCCGATCGAGGGCGAAGGCAAGTACCGCTACGGCTTCCGCATCGCGCCGGACCTGGTGCGCACCGTGCTGCGCGACCAGGAACCGGACTGGGTGAACACCATCTTCCTGTCCACCCGCTTCCAGGCGTGGCGCATCGGCGGCTACAACGAATTCCTCTACACCTTCTTCAAATGCCTCACCGACGAGCGCATCGCCTACGCCGACGGCTGGTTCGCCGAGGCGCACGACGATTCCGCGTCCACCGAACTGGCCGGCTGGGAGGTGCAGCGGCGCTGCCCGCACCTGAAGGCGGATCTCTCCAAATTCGGTGTGGTGGAAGGCAACACGCTGACCTGCAACCTGCACGGTTGGCAGTGGGACCTGGAATCGGGGCGGTGCAAGACCTCGAAGGGGCACGAGCTGCGCTCGCGCAAGCTCTGA
- a CDS encoding lysophospholipid acyltransferase family protein: MEPVYRTIIGLARTVFFVEGLKFTVKGDEHIPAQGGAVLAVNHTGYMDFTYAGLPVRTPKRYIRFMAKKEVFDDKISGPIMRALKHIPVDRSAGADSYKAAVAYLRRGELVGVYPEATISRSFEIKEFKSGAARMALEADVPIIPIVIWGAQRVWTKGFPKRLGRTNTPISIAVGAPIAPFEPASELTATLRATMQEMLLDLQQDYVHEPGAYWVPARLGGSAPTLEEADALDAAEAAEKAARKKSAT, from the coding sequence GTGGAACCCGTCTACCGCACGATCATCGGCCTGGCCCGAACCGTCTTCTTCGTCGAGGGGCTGAAGTTCACCGTCAAAGGCGATGAACATATCCCCGCGCAGGGTGGTGCCGTGCTCGCGGTCAACCACACCGGCTATATGGACTTCACCTACGCGGGGCTGCCGGTGCGCACGCCCAAGCGCTATATCCGGTTCATGGCCAAGAAAGAGGTCTTCGACGACAAGATCTCCGGCCCGATCATGCGTGCGCTCAAGCACATTCCGGTGGACCGGAGCGCGGGGGCCGACTCCTACAAGGCCGCCGTGGCGTATCTGCGCCGCGGTGAGTTGGTCGGCGTCTATCCCGAGGCCACGATCAGCCGCAGCTTCGAGATCAAGGAGTTCAAGTCCGGGGCCGCGCGCATGGCGCTCGAGGCGGACGTGCCGATCATCCCGATCGTCATCTGGGGCGCGCAGCGGGTATGGACCAAGGGCTTCCCGAAGCGTCTGGGTCGCACCAACACACCCATCTCGATCGCGGTCGGCGCGCCCATCGCGCCGTTCGAGCCCGCGTCGGAGCTGACCGCCACGCTGCGCGCGACCATGCAGGAAATGCTGCTCGACCTGCAACAGGACTACGTGCACGAGCCGGGCGCCTACTGGGTGCCCGCTCGCCTCGGCGGTAGCGCTCCTACCCTGGAGGAGGCCGACGCGCTCGACGCCGCCGAGGCCGCGGAGAAGGCCGCACGCAAGAAGTCGGCCACGTAG
- a CDS encoding lysophospholipid acyltransferase family protein: MAREPVYDVLTGLVRTIFLVQGLRIDIAGQEHIPRTGGAVLAVNHTAYLDFMEVGLVGRKSGRNVRYMMKAELEHGIVGFLMKHCKAIGVDRSAGAESYGRAVRALRDGELVVVYPEATISRSFELKEFKSGAARMALEADVPIIPLVIWGAHRVWTKDIPKRLGRHNFPINIRIGAPIPATEPAETLTATLRTEMGELLTQAQRDYAMEPGARWVPARLGGTAPTPDRAAVLEEEEMARRRAAREH; the protein is encoded by the coding sequence ATGGCGCGGGAACCGGTTTACGACGTACTCACCGGCCTGGTCCGCACCATATTCCTGGTGCAGGGCCTGCGGATCGATATCGCCGGGCAGGAGCACATCCCGCGCACCGGCGGCGCCGTGCTGGCCGTGAACCACACCGCGTACCTGGATTTCATGGAGGTCGGGCTGGTCGGGCGCAAGTCCGGCCGCAACGTCCGCTACATGATGAAGGCCGAGCTCGAGCACGGCATCGTCGGTTTCTTGATGAAGCACTGCAAGGCGATCGGGGTGGATCGCAGCGCGGGCGCCGAGTCCTACGGCCGTGCGGTGCGGGCGCTGCGCGACGGCGAGCTGGTCGTGGTCTATCCCGAGGCCACCATCAGCCGCAGTTTCGAGCTGAAGGAGTTCAAGTCCGGGGCCGCGCGCATGGCGCTCGAGGCGGACGTGCCGATCATCCCGCTGGTGATCTGGGGCGCGCATCGGGTGTGGACCAAGGACATCCCGAAACGGCTGGGCCGCCACAACTTTCCGATCAACATCCGGATCGGCGCACCCATCCCCGCCACCGAGCCCGCCGAAACCCTCACCGCCACACTGCGTACCGAGATGGGTGAGCTGCTCACCCAGGCTCAGCGTGACTATGCGATGGAGCCCGGCGCCCGCTGGGTACCCGCCCGGCTCGGCGGCACCGCGCCGACCCCCGACCGAGCCGCCGTCCTGGAAGAGGAAGAAATGGCTCGTCGGCGCGCCGCGCGTGAGCACTGA
- a CDS encoding heavy metal translocating P-type ATPase, with amino-acid sequence MTTATQPPGTGQVELVIGGMTCASCANRIEKKLNKLDGVTATVNYATEKARVDVTGDVSPADLIATVEQAGYRASLPATEPEPAAAEADPTSALRTRLLVSLALTVPVIAMAMVPALQFTNWQWLSLTLAAPVVVWGALPFHRAALANLRHGTATMDTLVSMGTLAALGWSLYALFWGTAGTAGMKHPFEFTISRMDGSGSIYLEAAAGVTTFILAGRYFEARSKRQAGAALRALLELGAKEVSVLRGATEQRIPVEQLVVGDRFVVRPGEKIATDGVVVEGSSAVDAAMLTGESVPVEVGPEDTVVGATVNVGGRIVVRATRIGSDTQLAQMAKLVEDAQTGKAQAQRLADRISGIFVPIVLALAVATLGFWLGTGGSVAAAFTAAVAVLIIACPCALGLATPTALLVGTGRGAQLGILIKGPEVLESTKRVDTIVLDKTGTVTTGRMTLLDVVAAAGEDSDEVLALAGALEDSSEHPIAQAIAKGAKERGALAAVEGFENVEGLGVQGVVDGHAVLVGRTRLLADWSQRLDADLEQAMRAAEAEGKTAVAVGWDGKARGVLVVADAVKPTSAEAISQLRALGLTPIMLTGDNTAAAAAIAAQVGIDEVIAEVLPQDKVDTVKRLQAEGKVVAMVGDGVNDAAALAQADLGLAMGTGTDVAIEASDLTLVRGDLRAAADAIRLSRRTLGTIKGNLFWAFAYNVAAIPLAMAGLLNPMLAGAAMAFSSVFVVSNSLRLRGFRSTAA; translated from the coding sequence ATGACCACCGCGACGCAACCGCCGGGCACCGGGCAGGTCGAACTCGTGATCGGCGGCATGACCTGCGCGTCCTGCGCCAACCGCATCGAGAAGAAGCTGAACAAGCTCGACGGTGTCACGGCGACGGTGAACTACGCGACCGAGAAGGCGCGGGTCGACGTCACCGGTGACGTCTCGCCCGCCGACCTGATCGCCACCGTCGAGCAGGCGGGCTACCGCGCGTCCCTGCCCGCCACCGAGCCGGAACCCGCTGCCGCGGAAGCTGATCCGACCAGCGCACTGCGCACCAGACTGCTGGTCTCGCTGGCGCTCACGGTGCCGGTGATCGCGATGGCGATGGTTCCCGCGCTGCAGTTCACCAATTGGCAGTGGCTCTCGCTCACGCTGGCCGCGCCGGTCGTGGTGTGGGGCGCGCTGCCGTTCCACCGGGCGGCGTTGGCCAACCTGCGCCACGGCACGGCGACCATGGACACGCTGGTGTCCATGGGCACCCTCGCCGCCCTCGGCTGGTCGCTGTACGCGCTGTTCTGGGGCACGGCCGGGACCGCGGGCATGAAGCACCCGTTCGAGTTCACCATCTCCCGGATGGACGGTTCGGGCAGCATCTACCTGGAGGCCGCGGCGGGCGTCACCACCTTCATCCTGGCCGGGCGCTACTTCGAGGCCCGTTCCAAGAGACAGGCCGGTGCCGCGTTGCGCGCGCTGCTGGAACTCGGCGCCAAGGAGGTCTCGGTGCTCCGGGGCGCGACGGAGCAGCGGATTCCGGTGGAGCAGTTGGTCGTCGGCGATCGGTTCGTGGTCCGGCCCGGCGAGAAGATCGCCACCGACGGCGTGGTGGTCGAGGGTTCGTCCGCGGTCGACGCCGCGATGCTGACCGGCGAATCGGTGCCGGTCGAGGTGGGCCCCGAGGACACCGTGGTCGGCGCGACGGTGAATGTCGGCGGCCGAATCGTGGTGCGCGCCACCCGGATCGGCTCGGACACCCAGCTGGCCCAGATGGCGAAGCTGGTCGAGGACGCGCAGACCGGCAAGGCGCAGGCGCAACGGCTGGCCGATCGGATCTCCGGGATCTTCGTGCCGATCGTGCTGGCCCTGGCGGTGGCGACGCTCGGATTCTGGCTCGGCACCGGCGGTTCCGTGGCGGCGGCCTTCACCGCGGCGGTCGCGGTGCTGATCATCGCCTGCCCGTGCGCGCTCGGGCTGGCCACGCCGACCGCACTGCTCGTGGGCACCGGTCGCGGCGCGCAGCTCGGCATCCTGATCAAGGGCCCCGAGGTGCTGGAATCAACCAAGCGGGTGGACACCATCGTGCTGGACAAGACCGGCACCGTCACCACCGGCCGGATGACCCTGCTCGACGTGGTCGCCGCGGCGGGCGAGGACAGCGACGAGGTGCTGGCTCTGGCCGGGGCGCTGGAGGATTCGTCCGAACACCCGATCGCACAGGCGATTGCGAAGGGCGCCAAAGAACGTGGTGCGCTCGCCGCGGTCGAGGGCTTCGAGAACGTCGAGGGCCTAGGCGTGCAGGGCGTGGTCGACGGGCACGCGGTGCTCGTCGGGCGGACCCGGCTGCTCGCGGACTGGTCCCAGCGGTTGGATGCCGACCTCGAACAGGCCATGCGCGCTGCCGAGGCCGAGGGCAAGACCGCGGTCGCGGTGGGCTGGGACGGTAAGGCGCGCGGCGTGCTCGTCGTCGCCGACGCCGTGAAACCGACCTCGGCCGAGGCGATTTCGCAGCTGCGTGCGCTCGGTTTGACGCCGATCATGCTGACCGGCGACAACACGGCGGCCGCGGCGGCCATCGCGGCACAGGTCGGCATCGACGAGGTGATCGCGGAGGTGCTGCCGCAGGACAAGGTCGACACCGTCAAGCGGCTGCAAGCCGAGGGCAAGGTCGTCGCGATGGTCGGCGACGGCGTCAACGATGCCGCGGCGCTGGCACAGGCCGACCTCGGCCTGGCCATGGGCACCGGCACCGACGTCGCCATCGAGGCGAGCGACCTCACCCTGGTCCGGGGTGACCTGCGTGCCGCCGCCGACGCGATCCGGTTGTCCCGCAGGACACTCGGCACCATCAAGGGCAACCTGTTCTGGGCCTTCGCCTACAACGTGGCCGCGATCCCGCTGGCCATGGCCGGGCTGCTGAACCCGATGCTGGCCGGTGCGGCGATGGCGTTCTCGTCGGTCTTCGTCGTCAGCAACAGCCTGCGGCTACGTGGCTTCCGTTCCACCGCCGCGTGA
- a CDS encoding sterol desaturase family protein, translated as MTKPTPPHPDCAVDQDSATERDPVETSPRARVRRDERALRRGLTLAAAWREFLRHPSPWLIGSTLVAALIGRILVGDWQVSDAMVPVVMLAVFPAFEWVVHVTVLHWRPRRLGPIAIDSELARKHREHHVDPRDIPLIFIPTKTLSVLVVVLIALALFAFPRLGLGLTFLLTITVLGLGYEWTHYLIHTDYKPKGALYRAVWRNHRHHHYKNEHYWFTVTTSGTADRLFGTHPDPATTETSPTARNLHAR; from the coding sequence ATGACGAAACCCACGCCGCCCCATCCGGATTGCGCCGTCGACCAGGATTCGGCGACCGAGCGCGATCCGGTCGAGACGAGCCCGCGCGCCCGCGTGCGCAGGGACGAACGAGCGTTGCGCCGGGGCCTCACGCTCGCCGCGGCGTGGCGCGAGTTCCTCCGCCATCCCTCGCCGTGGCTGATCGGGAGCACGCTGGTCGCGGCGCTGATCGGCCGCATTCTGGTCGGTGACTGGCAGGTGAGCGACGCCATGGTGCCCGTGGTGATGCTGGCGGTGTTCCCCGCTTTCGAGTGGGTCGTGCACGTCACCGTCTTGCATTGGCGGCCGCGCCGGCTCGGCCCGATCGCGATCGACAGCGAGCTGGCGCGCAAACACCGGGAACATCATGTGGATCCGCGCGACATCCCGCTGATCTTCATCCCGACCAAGACCCTCTCGGTGCTGGTGGTGGTCCTGATCGCGCTGGCGCTGTTCGCTTTTCCGCGCCTCGGGCTCGGGCTGACCTTCCTGCTGACCATCACGGTGCTCGGCCTGGGCTACGAGTGGACCCACTACCTGATCCACACCGACTACAAGCCGAAAGGCGCACTGTATCGGGCGGTTTGGCGCAATCATCGGCACCACCACTACAAGAACGAGCACTACTGGTTCACGGTTACCACCTCCGGCACCGCGGATCGCCTCTTCGGCACCCACCCCGACCCCGCGACCACCGAGACCTCCCCGACGGCCCGCAACCTCCACGCCAGGTAG
- a CDS encoding MFS transporter, with product MEPRLSTDFRRLWGAFAVSQLGSALSMGALPLIAISVLEVSNFRVALLAALSAVVGAVVALPLGPFVEFRRKRPIMIGADLLSFGALATVPAAMLFGVLSYGQLCFVATAQVLGAMVFSAASGAHLKALVPTSLLTTANSRFETTAWTVGGLGAPLGGVLIGVFGAGAAVLLDAVSFLLSALGIRSLRAPEPEPPVAPVERRWTAELGGSWSYIFRHRTLHALFWNAMVFGGAIRLSGPLLALLMLRELHLAPWQYGLALGLPTFGGVLGSLLTNAFVTRLGARAVLLGFGVLRTCWMGLLLLAEPGPVGLIVIIGAETMLLFCAGVFNPVFTTFRMRATADQYMSRVGLAWSISARACQPLFIALGGLLAAATSVRTALACAAVILLTSAVLLPWRTDAHAS from the coding sequence GTGGAACCGAGACTGTCCACCGACTTTCGGCGGTTGTGGGGTGCGTTCGCGGTCAGCCAGCTCGGAAGTGCGCTCAGCATGGGCGCTTTGCCGTTGATCGCGATCTCGGTGTTGGAGGTGTCGAACTTTCGGGTCGCGCTGCTTGCGGCGTTATCGGCAGTGGTGGGGGCCGTGGTCGCCCTGCCACTGGGGCCGTTCGTCGAGTTCCGCCGAAAGCGGCCGATCATGATCGGTGCGGATCTGCTGAGCTTCGGCGCGCTCGCGACGGTGCCCGCGGCGATGTTGTTCGGTGTATTGAGTTACGGACAGCTGTGTTTCGTGGCCACAGCACAGGTACTGGGCGCCATGGTCTTCAGTGCGGCCAGCGGCGCCCACCTCAAGGCTCTGGTGCCCACCTCGCTGCTCACCACGGCGAACAGCAGATTCGAAACGACCGCGTGGACGGTGGGCGGACTCGGCGCACCGCTCGGCGGTGTACTCATCGGGGTGTTCGGTGCCGGCGCCGCGGTCTTGCTCGACGCGGTCAGCTTCCTGTTGTCCGCGTTGGGGATTCGCTCCCTGCGCGCACCCGAGCCCGAGCCACCGGTGGCGCCGGTCGAACGCCGATGGACTGCTGAGCTCGGTGGCAGCTGGTCCTACATCTTCCGGCACCGCACATTGCACGCGTTGTTCTGGAACGCCATGGTCTTCGGCGGGGCGATCCGGCTCAGCGGCCCCCTGCTGGCGCTGCTCATGCTGCGTGAACTGCACCTTGCGCCATGGCAATACGGTCTGGCACTCGGTCTGCCCACCTTCGGCGGTGTGCTCGGCTCGCTGCTGACCAACGCCTTTGTGACCCGTCTCGGTGCGCGCGCGGTACTGCTCGGCTTCGGTGTACTGCGCACCTGCTGGATGGGATTGCTGTTGCTCGCCGAACCCGGTCCGGTCGGACTGATCGTCATCATCGGCGCGGAAACAATGCTGCTGTTCTGCGCGGGTGTCTTCAACCCGGTGTTCACCACCTTCCGCATGCGCGCCACCGCCGACCAGTACATGTCCCGGGTGGGCCTCGCATGGTCGATCAGCGCCCGCGCCTGCCAGCCCCTCTTCATCGCGCTCGGCGGTCTCCTGGCCGCCGCCACCAGCGTTCGCACGGCCCTGGCCTGCGCCGCCGTCATCCTTCTCACCAGCGCGGTGCTTCTCCCCTGGCGAACCGACGCACACGCGTCCTAG
- a CDS encoding ABC transporter family substrate-binding protein has protein sequence MNSPARKSRSIRSIGVRCAAPAIALALIVAGCGSGDEPETSSVGIGQVNDINPKDASELRDGGNLRLTLTSFPATFNAHHVDSTGEASDLVSWTLPGTVTSNAAGEISVDHNYFTDVKLTGTEPQQITYTINPKAIWSDGSPITWEDMRAQAEALSGRNNEFQVAATQGYSRVEKVERGVDDRQAIVTFAKHYAEWQGLFNPLYPKASMATPQAFNDVDRNSLPVSSGPFIITSIDKAQQRIVLSRNPKWWGDTPKLDTVTFSVLDYSARMSALQNNELDYATVSGIDEVKTATNSPGIKVRRAPRPTFSHFTFNGAPGSILEDPKLRVAISKAIDRQGIATATQNGVVQDPKPLNNHIFMEGQKGYQDNSAAVSYDPDAAARMLDELGWKLNGDVREKDGRKLEIRDVMYQQDAWVQIAQIAQQNLAKVGVKLVIQTVPGNGLFTDVVDPGNFDIVQFTWSGSIFPLGALPQIYAYDPALPQSNKGKIGTPELNALIEEVISELDPQKAVELANKADRMIFEEGFSLPIVQSPGAVAVRDNLANYGAFGLASVDYTKVGFLK, from the coding sequence ATGAATTCACCCGCACGAAAGTCTCGCAGTATCCGTTCGATCGGCGTGCGGTGCGCCGCACCTGCCATCGCCTTGGCGCTGATCGTCGCCGGCTGTGGTTCGGGCGATGAGCCGGAAACGAGTTCGGTCGGCATCGGCCAGGTCAACGACATCAATCCGAAGGACGCGAGCGAGCTGCGCGACGGCGGCAATCTGCGGCTCACCCTCACCAGTTTCCCGGCGACGTTCAACGCCCATCACGTCGATTCCACTGGTGAGGCCTCGGATCTGGTCTCGTGGACGCTGCCGGGCACGGTCACCTCGAACGCGGCCGGTGAAATCTCGGTCGACCACAACTATTTCACCGACGTGAAGCTGACCGGCACCGAACCGCAGCAGATCACCTACACCATCAACCCCAAGGCGATCTGGTCGGACGGGTCGCCGATCACCTGGGAAGACATGCGGGCGCAAGCCGAGGCGCTGAGCGGACGCAACAACGAATTCCAGGTGGCGGCGACCCAGGGCTACAGCCGAGTCGAGAAGGTGGAACGCGGCGTCGACGACCGGCAGGCCATCGTCACCTTCGCGAAGCACTACGCGGAATGGCAGGGCCTGTTCAATCCGCTCTACCCGAAAGCGTCGATGGCGACGCCGCAGGCGTTCAACGACGTCGACCGCAACAGCCTTCCGGTGTCGTCCGGCCCGTTCATCATCACCTCGATCGACAAGGCGCAGCAGCGAATCGTGCTGAGCCGGAACCCGAAATGGTGGGGCGACACCCCCAAACTCGATACCGTCACCTTCAGCGTGCTCGACTACTCCGCGCGGATGAGCGCGTTGCAGAACAACGAGCTCGACTACGCCACCGTGTCCGGCATCGATGAGGTCAAGACCGCGACCAACTCGCCGGGCATCAAGGTGCGCCGGGCGCCGCGGCCGACCTTCTCCCACTTCACCTTCAACGGCGCGCCCGGCTCGATCCTCGAGGATCCGAAACTGCGCGTGGCGATCTCGAAGGCGATCGACCGGCAGGGCATCGCGACCGCGACGCAGAACGGTGTGGTGCAGGATCCGAAGCCACTGAACAACCACATCTTCATGGAAGGCCAGAAGGGCTACCAGGACAATTCCGCCGCGGTGAGCTATGACCCCGATGCCGCCGCGCGGATGCTCGACGAGCTGGGCTGGAAACTCAACGGAGACGTCCGGGAAAAGGATGGCCGCAAGCTCGAGATCCGCGATGTGATGTACCAGCAGGATGCCTGGGTGCAGATCGCGCAGATCGCCCAGCAGAACCTGGCGAAGGTCGGCGTCAAGCTCGTCATTCAGACGGTTCCCGGCAACGGCTTGTTCACCGACGTCGTCGACCCCGGCAACTTCGATATCGTTCAGTTCACCTGGTCCGGAAGCATCTTCCCGCTCGGCGCGCTGCCGCAGATCTACGCCTATGATCCCGCGCTCCCGCAAAGCAACAAGGGCAAGATCGGCACGCCGGAACTGAACGCGCTGATCGAAGAGGTCATTTCGGAACTCGACCCGCAGAAGGCCGTGGAACTGGCGAACAAGGCCGACCGGATGATCTTCGAGGAAGGCTTCTCGCTGCCGATCGTCCAGTCGCCGGGCGCCGTCGCGGTGCGCGACAACCTCGCCAACTACGGCGCGTTCGGCCTCGCCTCGGTCGACTACACGAAAGTCGGCTTCTTGAAGTGA